In the genome of Fulvivirga maritima, one region contains:
- a CDS encoding DUF6503 family protein: MKHALLALIIIASISATSCHEPSKGEELINKTIEVMGMKSLNGKMVEFSFRDKEYGAKFNNGQYQYIRLFKQDNDLIRDVLTNDSFKRYINGALAETPDSTAAKYSNSVNSVIYFALLPYGLDQEAVVKEYLKETTIKGQAYHKVKVTFREDGGGEDYNDIFLYWINTANLKIDFLAYKYHSDGGGMRFRKAYNERQIEGITFLDYYNFQPSSTINFMNIDQAYENEELEKDIRN; this comes from the coding sequence ATGAAGCACGCTCTATTGGCCCTTATTATCATCGCCTCCATTTCTGCTACCAGCTGCCATGAACCTTCTAAAGGAGAAGAGCTGATCAACAAGACTATTGAGGTCATGGGTATGAAGTCGCTGAATGGCAAAATGGTAGAGTTTAGTTTCAGAGATAAAGAATATGGTGCCAAGTTCAACAATGGTCAATACCAATATATCAGATTATTTAAGCAGGATAATGACCTCATAAGAGATGTACTGACTAATGATTCCTTTAAGAGATATATAAATGGTGCTCTGGCAGAAACACCCGACAGTACTGCCGCTAAGTATAGCAACTCCGTAAACTCTGTTATCTATTTTGCTCTACTTCCATATGGCCTTGATCAAGAGGCTGTAGTTAAAGAATACCTAAAAGAAACCACCATTAAAGGCCAAGCTTATCATAAAGTCAAAGTAACTTTTAGAGAAGATGGTGGTGGTGAAGATTATAATGACATTTTTCTTTATTGGATAAATACGGCCAACCTTAAAATTGACTTCCTTGCCTATAAATACCATTCTGATGGTGGAGGCATGCGCTTTAGAAAGGCTTATAATGAAAGGCAGATTGAAGGCATCACATTTTTAGATTATTACAACTTTCAACCTTCATCTACAATCAATTTTATGAATATTGACCAAGCCTATGAAAACGAAGAACTAGAAAAAGATATCAGAAATTAA
- a CDS encoding NAD(P)H-dependent flavin oxidoreductase, protein MASMEILETELTKMLGIKFPIIMAPMFLVSNTEMVIEATRAGITGAIPSLNYRTDEEFRQALKEMKSKVAGPIGINLIVNKSNFRLKEQLAICVEEKIDFIITSLGNPKLVIEKCKKHGIKVFCDVTEEVYAKKVEQLGADALIAVNSSAGGHAGNMEAKDLIPLLKSVCNIPVISAGGVGKGEQLQEMLDLGACGISMGSIFIASEEAGVSDAYKEAIVKYGKDDIVMTDKLSGTPCTVINTPYVQEIGTQQNWLERLLNKHKKLKKYMKMLTFYKGMKSLQKAAFGATYKTLWCAGPSIEHVTQVQPVSEIVANFIKNYWDKKKGSQLTSFFLVYRHFRSAI, encoded by the coding sequence ATGGCATCGATGGAAATCCTTGAGACTGAACTTACCAAAATGCTAGGGATAAAATTCCCTATTATCATGGCGCCAATGTTTTTGGTGTCTAATACAGAAATGGTTATTGAAGCTACCCGCGCAGGCATCACCGGAGCTATTCCTTCTTTGAATTACAGAACAGATGAAGAATTTAGGCAGGCTTTGAAAGAGATGAAGTCGAAGGTTGCGGGGCCTATTGGTATTAACCTTATTGTAAACAAATCCAATTTCCGGCTAAAGGAACAATTGGCTATTTGTGTTGAAGAGAAAATTGATTTTATAATTACTTCTCTGGGTAACCCGAAGCTGGTAATTGAAAAGTGTAAAAAACATGGTATAAAGGTCTTTTGTGATGTTACAGAAGAGGTTTATGCTAAAAAGGTAGAGCAATTAGGTGCCGATGCACTTATTGCCGTTAATTCTTCAGCAGGGGGGCATGCCGGAAATATGGAGGCTAAGGATCTTATTCCTTTATTGAAGTCAGTTTGTAATATTCCTGTTATTTCTGCCGGAGGCGTGGGTAAAGGAGAGCAGCTGCAAGAGATGTTGGATTTGGGGGCTTGTGGTATTTCTATGGGCAGCATATTCATTGCCTCGGAGGAAGCTGGTGTTTCTGATGCATATAAAGAGGCCATTGTTAAATATGGTAAGGATGATATAGTGATGACCGATAAATTGTCAGGCACACCTTGCACGGTGATTAACACACCTTATGTTCAGGAAATCGGGACTCAACAAAACTGGCTGGAAAGGCTGCTCAATAAGCATAAAAAGCTGAAGAAGTACATGAAAATGCTCACTTTCTATAAAGGAATGAAAAGTTTACAAAAGGCAGCTTTTGGAGCCACTTATAAAACACTCTGGTGTGCTGGCCCCTCGATTGAGCATGTAACACAGGTGCAGCCTGTAAGTGAAATTGTGGCCAATTTTATAAAGAACTATTGGGATAAAAAAAAAGGAAGTCAATTGACTTCCTTTTTTCTGGTTTACAGGCATTTCAGATCTGCGATCTAA
- a CDS encoding homoserine O-acetyltransferase family protein, translating into MNTYKYDHEFSMECGKSLPGLEISYTTYGKLSPEKDNVVWVFHALTANADPVEWWPGLVGSNFLIDPEKHFIICANILGSCYGTTGPASINPATGEIYGFDFPLVTVKDMVEAHKLLRKHLDIHKIYLGIGGSMGGQQLLEWSSSEPDLFENICVVATNARHSAWGIAFNTSQRMAIEADPTHTEKKIKAGAKGLEAARAIAMLSYRNQTTYRKTQTDFDDKLDDFKASSYQYYQGKKLSDRFAAVSYWYLSKAMDSHNIGRNKKSVPHALKNITARALVVGIRSDLLFPVAEQKFIAKNIKDARFAVIDSFYGHDGFLIETEALSKEIENFLK; encoded by the coding sequence TTGAATACCTATAAATACGATCATGAGTTCAGTATGGAGTGTGGGAAATCACTCCCTGGGCTCGAGATCAGCTACACTACTTACGGTAAATTATCTCCTGAGAAAGATAATGTGGTATGGGTTTTTCATGCGCTTACCGCCAATGCTGATCCTGTAGAATGGTGGCCTGGTTTGGTAGGAAGTAACTTCCTGATCGATCCTGAGAAGCACTTTATTATCTGTGCTAACATATTGGGCTCATGCTATGGCACCACCGGGCCAGCCAGCATTAACCCGGCTACTGGTGAAATCTATGGCTTCGATTTTCCTCTTGTTACCGTTAAAGACATGGTAGAAGCACATAAACTTCTACGAAAACATTTAGACATACATAAAATATACCTGGGCATAGGCGGCTCCATGGGCGGACAGCAACTCCTGGAGTGGTCTAGCTCTGAGCCAGATTTATTCGAAAATATCTGCGTGGTGGCTACTAATGCACGCCACTCTGCATGGGGAATAGCTTTTAACACCTCTCAAAGGATGGCCATAGAAGCGGACCCTACGCACACAGAAAAAAAGATAAAAGCTGGTGCCAAAGGTTTGGAAGCGGCAAGAGCTATAGCTATGCTCTCTTACCGTAACCAAACCACATACAGAAAAACACAAACGGACTTTGATGATAAACTAGATGACTTCAAAGCGAGCAGCTATCAATATTATCAAGGTAAAAAGCTCAGCGACAGGTTTGCGGCCGTTTCTTATTGGTATTTGAGCAAAGCAATGGACAGCCATAACATAGGCCGAAATAAAAAATCAGTCCCTCATGCTTTAAAAAATATTACCGCCAGAGCACTGGTAGTAGGCATTCGCTCAGACCTGCTTTTCCCGGTAGCTGAGCAAAAATTTATAGCGAAGAACATTAAAGACGCTCGCTTTGCTGTGATAGATTCATTTTATGGGCATGATGGCTTTTTAATTGAAACAGAAGCGTTAAGTAAAGAGATAGAAAATTTTTTGAAATAA
- a CDS encoding formimidoylglutamase, with amino-acid sequence MGTLRNGIDHGETLGRIKEVCQNLIENNVLPLIIGGSHDLDYGQYQAYEDLDKLISLLNVDAFLDMEDSSAVSASQQHIHKILLHEPNYLFNYSHLAYQSYLIDPNAIAILEKLYFEAYRIGHLRANIQEMEPIIRNADMLSFDVTAIKSSDAPGNANAQPFGLTGEEACQICWYAGLNEKLSSVGFYEYNPLLDDDNKKTAAVIATMIWYFVEGFYHRKNEQNFKNNDYLKFVVSMPSEPEVLHFYKSKISEKWWMEVPYPQGKEKYSRNCIIPCSYTDYQTATKGELPERYITTHAKLI; translated from the coding sequence ATGGGTACCCTTAGAAATGGCATAGACCATGGAGAAACATTAGGGAGAATAAAAGAAGTTTGTCAGAACCTCATTGAAAATAATGTTCTCCCTTTAATCATCGGCGGCTCTCATGATCTCGACTACGGCCAGTACCAGGCGTATGAAGATTTAGATAAACTGATCAGCCTGCTCAATGTGGATGCTTTTCTTGACATGGAGGATTCATCAGCAGTAAGTGCCAGTCAGCAGCATATTCATAAAATTTTGCTTCATGAGCCCAATTACCTTTTCAACTATAGCCATTTGGCCTACCAAAGCTATTTAATAGACCCTAATGCCATTGCTATTCTGGAAAAGCTATATTTTGAAGCCTATAGGATAGGACACCTCAGAGCCAATATTCAGGAGATGGAACCAATCATTAGAAATGCTGATATGCTGTCTTTTGATGTTACAGCTATTAAATCAAGTGATGCTCCTGGCAATGCTAATGCCCAGCCTTTTGGTTTAACTGGGGAAGAAGCCTGCCAGATCTGCTGGTATGCAGGACTTAATGAAAAACTAAGCTCCGTAGGATTCTATGAGTACAATCCCTTGCTAGACGATGATAATAAAAAAACTGCCGCTGTAATAGCCACTATGATATGGTATTTTGTAGAAGGCTTTTATCATCGTAAAAACGAGCAGAACTTCAAGAATAATGACTACCTGAAATTCGTGGTTTCTATGCCTTCTGAGCCTGAAGTATTGCATTTTTATAAAAGCAAAATCAGTGAAAAATGGTGGATGGAAGTACCTTATCCACAAGGAAAAGAAAAATATTCCAGAAACTGCATTATCCCATGCTCATATACTGATTACCAAACCGCCACTAAAGGAGAGTTACCAGAAAGGTATATTACCACCCACGCGAAACTCATATAA
- a CDS encoding choice-of-anchor I family protein, with amino-acid sequence MKKLLLIMAIIAIMLPVVSCSDDEDCCDNPQILQFESTAGSMPEDSAGYTIPFFFTEAYNESSTVIINISTEAVYGEDYTTEPAAEEGTLTIIVSENETEGSFTVRPIDNEDLEGDFTIIFELSDELFAVGSLNKFVLTVKEDEIPLVEDPASFGLAGGITLSGGEGAAEISAFDPSTNRLFVVNNAEDSRIDVVDFSNPASLEFITSIDVTPYGGGVNSVAVKDGYLAAAIEADDKQADGNVVIFNTSDYNLAALVTVGALPDMVTFTPDGRYVLSANEGEPNDDYDIDPEGSVSIIDTQSDYAVTTLGFEGFASEQADLMAAGFRIFGPNASFAEDIEPEYITISEDSQYAWVSLQENNGIAKIDIQSATITDIFPLGYKDFSITGNEIDPSDDDGAVNFGLWPVKGIYMPDALAHFAIGGTDYIITANEGDTRDYDGYSEEERVKNVVLDNSVFTDASIMDDENLGRLTVTTTLGYNESTSSYNELYVPGGRSFSIWNGSTGALVYDCGSAMERAINDYGIYDDGRSDNKGVEPEGVAIGIMGDRTIAFVGLERVDAVVIYDITNPTAPSFLQILETGDAPEGIVFISAEESPTGRSLLVVSSEDDGQVLVFQPEVVM; translated from the coding sequence ATGAAAAAACTCTTATTAATAATGGCCATTATAGCCATAATGCTCCCTGTTGTGAGCTGTTCTGATGATGAAGATTGTTGTGATAACCCACAAATATTACAGTTTGAAAGTACAGCAGGTAGTATGCCTGAAGATTCTGCCGGATATACTATTCCTTTCTTTTTTACCGAAGCTTATAACGAGAGTAGTACGGTTATCATTAATATTTCTACTGAGGCTGTTTATGGAGAAGATTATACTACTGAGCCCGCAGCTGAAGAAGGGACACTTACAATTATAGTTTCTGAGAATGAAACAGAAGGTAGTTTTACGGTAAGACCTATTGATAACGAAGATTTGGAAGGGGATTTCACAATAATCTTTGAATTATCTGATGAACTGTTTGCTGTGGGTAGTTTGAATAAATTTGTACTTACGGTAAAGGAAGATGAGATACCTCTTGTAGAAGACCCTGCAAGTTTTGGATTGGCGGGTGGAATTACGCTCAGTGGCGGAGAAGGAGCGGCAGAGATATCTGCATTTGATCCATCTACTAACCGGCTTTTTGTGGTTAATAATGCTGAAGATTCAAGAATAGATGTGGTAGACTTTTCTAATCCTGCGAGTCTAGAATTTATCACCAGTATTGATGTTACTCCCTATGGAGGCGGAGTAAATAGTGTGGCCGTGAAAGATGGTTATTTGGCCGCAGCTATAGAGGCAGATGATAAACAAGCCGATGGTAACGTTGTAATATTCAACACTTCAGATTATAACCTGGCAGCATTAGTAACTGTAGGTGCCTTACCTGATATGGTCACTTTTACCCCTGATGGCAGGTATGTTTTATCAGCTAATGAGGGCGAACCTAATGATGATTACGATATTGATCCGGAAGGTTCGGTTTCTATTATAGATACGCAGTCTGACTACGCCGTGACTACACTTGGCTTTGAAGGCTTTGCTTCTGAGCAAGCAGATTTAATGGCGGCAGGGTTTAGAATTTTCGGGCCTAATGCCAGTTTTGCAGAGGACATAGAGCCAGAATATATTACTATTTCTGAAGATTCTCAATATGCATGGGTGAGCTTGCAAGAAAACAATGGTATTGCAAAAATAGATATTCAGTCGGCTACAATTACAGATATTTTTCCGTTGGGCTATAAAGATTTTAGTATAACTGGTAATGAAATAGATCCTAGCGATGATGATGGCGCCGTTAATTTTGGCCTGTGGCCGGTAAAAGGAATATACATGCCTGATGCTTTGGCACATTTCGCTATAGGAGGTACGGACTATATTATAACTGCTAATGAAGGTGATACCCGGGATTATGATGGTTATAGTGAAGAGGAAAGGGTGAAAAATGTAGTGTTAGATAATTCCGTATTTACTGATGCCAGTATAATGGATGATGAAAATCTGGGCAGGCTGACTGTTACTACTACTTTAGGGTATAATGAAAGTACGTCTTCTTATAATGAATTATATGTTCCTGGGGGTCGATCTTTCAGCATTTGGAATGGTAGTACGGGAGCTTTGGTTTATGATTGTGGTAGTGCTATGGAAAGAGCCATTAATGATTATGGCATATATGATGATGGTAGAAGTGATAATAAAGGGGTAGAACCTGAAGGAGTGGCAATTGGCATAATGGGAGACCGAACAATAGCGTTTGTAGGATTAGAAAGGGTAGATGCTGTGGTGATATATGATATAACTAATCCTACAGCACCAAGCTTCTTGCAAATTTTAGAGACTGGAGATGCTCCCGAAGGAATAGTTTTCATTTCGGCAGAAGAAAGCCCCACCGGAAGAAGTTTGTTAGTAGTAAGCTCAGAAGATGATGGTCAGGTTTTGGTGTTTCAGCCTGAGGTAGTGATGTAG
- a CDS encoding M28 family peptidase, with translation MDASLINTFAAYGGAVGQRVAGASEAAKLGAVAVVVRSMASNNDDIPHTGTLHYEEGVKAIPAVAISTNSADLLSKAVADDASLKLYVETHCKTLPDVLSYNVIGEMYGSGNTDEYIVVGGHLDSWDLGDGSHDDGAGCVQSIEVLRILKGLKYTPQKNIRAVMYMNEENGLRGGLKYAELASFNKEKHIAAIESDRGGFTPKGFTISGSEAARTSLMSWKHLFEPYTIYDFGKEGGGADIGPLKDQGTALIGFLPDSQRYFNYHHTGIDTFDKIDKRELELGAASMAALVYLIDKYGIDGNP, from the coding sequence GCTAAGTTGGGGGCTGTGGCGGTGGTAGTACGGTCTATGGCCTCTAATAATGATGATATTCCTCATACTGGTACGCTCCATTATGAAGAGGGAGTGAAAGCAATCCCGGCCGTGGCTATTAGTACTAATTCAGCAGATCTTTTAAGCAAGGCGGTGGCAGATGATGCTTCCTTAAAGTTGTATGTGGAAACTCACTGTAAAACACTGCCAGATGTGCTTTCTTATAATGTAATTGGAGAGATGTATGGTAGCGGAAATACTGATGAATATATTGTAGTAGGCGGGCACTTGGATAGTTGGGATCTGGGCGATGGCTCACATGATGACGGGGCAGGGTGTGTTCAGTCTATTGAGGTGCTAAGAATTCTTAAAGGGCTAAAGTATACTCCCCAGAAAAATATACGAGCTGTTATGTACATGAATGAAGAAAATGGTCTCAGAGGTGGTCTTAAATATGCTGAATTAGCCAGTTTCAATAAGGAAAAGCATATAGCGGCCATTGAGTCTGACAGAGGCGGTTTTACTCCTAAAGGGTTTACCATATCTGGCAGTGAAGCCGCGAGAACTTCTTTGATGTCATGGAAGCACTTATTTGAGCCTTATACCATTTATGACTTTGGTAAAGAGGGTGGTGGTGCAGATATTGGCCCTCTCAAAGATCAAGGAACCGCTTTAATTGGCTTTCTGCCAGATTCTCAGCGTTATTTTAATTACCATCATACAGGTATAGATACTTTTGATAAAATCGATAAAAGAGAACTTGAGTTAGGAGCAGCCAGCATGGCGGCTTTGGTGTATTTAATTGATAAATATGGCATCGATGGAAATCCTTGA
- a CDS encoding homoserine dehydrogenase: MSKYKIGLFGFGCVGKGLYETLTTNNDLDAEISKICVKNKDKDRSPIASEKFIFSADEILNDDSINIVVELIDDAEAAFEIVTKSLKKGKAVVTANKKMVAEHLPELIALQKEYNTPLLYEGAVCGSIPIIRNLNDYYASEQITEVKGIFNGSSNYILTKLFQEGQSYDEALKEAQENGFAETDPTLDVGGFDPKFKLSIVIQHAFGISVSPEKIFNWGIQNISDEDIRFAKERNLKIKLVAKATAVNGQLSLLVAPHYIDSDNPLYHVENEFNCVLINGKYAHEQTLIGKGAGSLPTGLAVLADVASLTKEYTYNYAESRNLTVQEDLSEVYLRFDDPENVDLSVFENVSEKFVGQKHGYVIGKISLQNLKGILEKAKEGANVIFTSGKSAEIELSKLTYFYA, encoded by the coding sequence ATGAGTAAGTATAAAATTGGACTTTTTGGGTTTGGATGTGTTGGAAAGGGACTTTATGAAACACTCACCACTAATAATGATTTAGATGCCGAGATCTCTAAAATATGTGTTAAAAACAAAGACAAAGACAGATCTCCCATCGCTTCAGAAAAATTCATTTTTTCTGCTGATGAAATTTTAAACGATGATTCTATTAATATAGTAGTAGAGCTAATTGATGATGCGGAAGCGGCCTTTGAGATCGTAACAAAGTCATTAAAAAAAGGTAAAGCTGTAGTTACTGCTAACAAAAAAATGGTAGCCGAACACTTACCCGAATTAATAGCTCTTCAAAAAGAATATAACACTCCTCTTTTATATGAAGGTGCTGTATGTGGCAGTATCCCAATCATTAGAAACCTGAATGACTACTACGCTTCTGAGCAAATCACTGAAGTAAAAGGAATATTTAACGGATCTTCTAACTACATTCTTACTAAGCTTTTTCAAGAAGGCCAATCTTATGATGAAGCCCTAAAAGAAGCACAGGAAAATGGTTTTGCTGAGACAGATCCAACCCTTGACGTAGGAGGTTTCGATCCTAAATTTAAACTGAGCATTGTAATCCAACATGCTTTTGGCATTTCTGTAAGTCCTGAAAAAATCTTTAACTGGGGTATTCAAAATATTTCTGACGAAGATATTCGTTTTGCCAAAGAAAGAAATCTTAAAATAAAATTGGTAGCCAAAGCTACTGCAGTAAACGGGCAGCTATCCTTACTAGTGGCTCCTCATTATATTGATAGCGACAATCCGCTTTACCACGTTGAAAATGAATTTAACTGCGTACTTATTAATGGTAAATATGCCCATGAGCAAACATTAATCGGTAAAGGAGCAGGAAGTTTGCCTACTGGCCTGGCGGTATTAGCTGATGTGGCTTCTCTTACTAAAGAATACACTTATAACTATGCTGAAAGCAGAAACCTAACGGTACAGGAAGACTTGTCTGAAGTTTACTTACGCTTTGATGATCCTGAAAACGTAGATCTTTCAGTCTTTGAAAATGTTTCAGAGAAGTTTGTTGGGCAAAAGCATGGTTATGTGATCGGAAAAATCAGCTTGCAAAACCTTAAAGGAATTTTAGAAAAAGCTAAAGAAGGTGCTAATGTGATTTTTACTTCAGGTAAAAGCGCTGAAATAGAACTTTCGAAGCTTACATACTTTTACGCTTAA
- the nqrF gene encoding NADH:ubiquinone reductase (Na(+)-transporting) subunit F — protein MSTIILTSIVAFTIIILLLVFILLFAQSKLVQSGPVNIVINGDTDNPVVTSAGSSLLSTLSAQKIFLPSACGGGGTCAMCKCVVQEGGGDVLPTEVGHLSRAEQKENVRLSCQVKVKQDLKIKIPEEIFGIKKWECEVVSNYNVSTFIKEFVVRLPEGETLDFEAGGYVQIDVPVVTVNFSEMDITPKPELNHPNDVFQSDWDKFQLWGLVMRNDEPIYRAYSMANHPAEGNIVMLNIRIATPPWDRGAGKWMDVNPGICSSYIFSRKPGDKVTVSGPYGEFAINHSTNREMIYVGGGAGMAPLRAQIFHLFHTMKTDRKVSYWYGGRSKKELFYVNHFRKIEEEFPNFQFNIALSEPLKEDNWKIKKSLDDKEGDGYTGFIHQALLDNYLKDHPEPDEVEFYLCGPPLMNAAVLKMLDDMGIPSENIRFDDFGE, from the coding sequence ATGAGTACAATTATTTTAACATCCATCGTAGCATTTACAATCATTATCCTGCTATTGGTGTTTATTCTTCTTTTTGCACAATCTAAACTTGTGCAGTCAGGCCCGGTTAACATAGTTATCAACGGAGATACTGACAACCCTGTAGTTACTTCCGCTGGATCTTCATTACTTTCCACATTATCAGCTCAGAAGATATTCTTACCTTCTGCCTGTGGTGGTGGTGGTACATGTGCCATGTGTAAGTGCGTAGTACAAGAAGGGGGTGGCGATGTGTTACCTACAGAGGTAGGTCACTTAAGCAGAGCTGAACAAAAAGAGAATGTACGCCTTTCATGCCAGGTAAAAGTTAAACAAGACCTTAAGATAAAAATACCTGAAGAAATCTTTGGTATTAAGAAGTGGGAATGTGAAGTTGTATCTAACTACAACGTTTCTACCTTCATTAAAGAATTTGTAGTAAGACTTCCTGAAGGAGAAACTTTAGACTTTGAAGCTGGGGGTTACGTTCAGATTGACGTACCTGTAGTAACGGTTAACTTCTCTGAAATGGACATTACTCCAAAACCTGAGCTTAATCACCCTAACGATGTATTCCAGTCTGACTGGGATAAATTCCAACTATGGGGCTTGGTAATGAGAAATGATGAGCCTATCTACAGAGCTTACTCTATGGCCAACCACCCTGCAGAAGGTAATATCGTAATGCTTAATATTCGTATTGCTACTCCACCTTGGGACAGAGGTGCTGGTAAATGGATGGATGTTAACCCAGGAATTTGTTCTTCTTATATATTCTCAAGAAAGCCAGGTGACAAAGTAACTGTTTCTGGTCCTTACGGAGAGTTTGCTATCAACCACTCTACTAACAGAGAAATGATCTACGTTGGTGGTGGTGCAGGTATGGCTCCTCTTAGAGCTCAGATATTCCACTTATTCCACACCATGAAAACTGACAGAAAAGTTTCTTACTGGTATGGAGGTAGATCTAAGAAAGAATTATTCTACGTGAACCACTTCAGAAAAATTGAAGAAGAGTTCCCTAACTTCCAGTTCAACATTGCTCTTTCTGAGCCTTTAAAAGAAGATAATTGGAAAATTAAAAAGAGTCTTGATGATAAAGAAGGTGATGGATATACCGGATTTATTCACCAGGCACTTTTAGATAACTATTTAAAAGATCACCCTGAGCCAGACGAAGTAGAATTCTACTTATGCGGACCTCCTTTGATGAATGCCGCAGTTCTGAAAATGCTCGATGATATGGGTATTCCTTCTGAAAACATCAGATTTGACGACTTCGGAGAATAA
- a CDS encoding NRAMP family divalent metal transporter translates to MATASAAGASYHTGLVWALAFATVACMVLQEMAARITIASGKEILNILDSKKVKLLIAISVLVGCAAYEAGNILGAIAGLNLLIDVPVFLSVSVLVIICALILWFGSVQTVSRFLGVFVAVMGLVFCVVAFNVDLEEGAIAQGLIPSVPAGSEWIVIGLIGTTIVPYNLFLGSGISKGQQIPDMRFGLVVSVLLGGVVSVAILVAGIEINDVVSFAELASVTGEHLGAWAKIFMALGLLCAGLTSSVTAPLAAALIMKNVGGTDRAYKWGWILVLITGFIFGITALKPIPIIIMAQALNGMILPLVTIFLIIKANDLNVMTAKCLNGWLINVLSVLILDVVLIIGINNIYKTCCTAFHIQANRDLSTLIFLQLIGAPVLLFTVLRVLKLRKVKNY, encoded by the coding sequence TTGGCCACAGCCTCTGCTGCAGGAGCATCATACCATACAGGTTTAGTATGGGCTTTGGCTTTTGCTACAGTTGCCTGCATGGTGCTTCAAGAGATGGCTGCACGTATAACCATAGCATCAGGGAAAGAGATTCTTAATATTCTGGATTCTAAAAAGGTGAAGCTACTTATAGCTATAAGTGTACTTGTGGGCTGTGCAGCTTATGAGGCGGGAAATATTTTAGGGGCTATAGCAGGATTGAATTTATTGATTGACGTGCCGGTCTTTTTGTCTGTGTCAGTTTTAGTGATTATCTGCGCTTTAATTTTATGGTTTGGAAGTGTGCAGACAGTAAGCCGTTTTCTGGGTGTTTTTGTAGCAGTTATGGGGCTTGTTTTTTGCGTAGTAGCTTTTAATGTAGACCTGGAAGAGGGCGCTATTGCTCAAGGACTTATTCCTAGTGTGCCCGCAGGCAGTGAATGGATAGTTATAGGTTTGATAGGAACTACTATTGTGCCTTATAACCTTTTTCTAGGTTCAGGCATAAGCAAAGGACAACAGATTCCTGACATGCGTTTCGGTCTGGTTGTTTCGGTATTGTTAGGCGGGGTAGTTTCTGTGGCTATTCTAGTAGCGGGAATAGAAATTAATGACGTCGTATCTTTTGCTGAATTGGCTAGTGTAACAGGTGAGCACTTGGGGGCTTGGGCAAAAATCTTTATGGCTTTAGGCTTATTATGTGCCGGACTTACTTCTTCTGTTACTGCACCTTTGGCTGCGGCTCTGATTATGAAGAATGTTGGAGGTACGGATAGAGCCTACAAATGGGGCTGGATATTAGTGCTAATTACAGGATTTATATTTGGAATTACTGCTCTCAAGCCCATTCCAATAATTATTATGGCTCAGGCTTTAAATGGAATGATATTGCCGCTGGTAACTATTTTTTTAATAATCAAGGCGAATGATCTTAACGTAATGACAGCCAAATGTCTGAATGGTTGGCTGATTAATGTGCTCTCTGTTTTGATCTTGGACGTGGTCCTAATTATTGGTATTAATAATATTTATAAGACCTGTTGTACAGCTTTTCATATTCAAGCTAATAGAGATTTATCCACTTTGATTTTTTTACAACTAATAGGCGCTCCAGTTCTGCTTTTTACAGTACTTCGGGTTTTGAAGCTTAGAAAAGTTAAAAATTATTAA